GGGAGGAGAAGCCGGCCAGGGAAGGCGGGGAGGGGTGCAGGCGGGCGGGATCCAGAGGGTTGGAGGGCGCAGGTGCCTCCGATGGGGAATCGCGCCGCGTCTGCACCGGGTCgccctcctctccttccccgTCTCAGCTCCGGAGGGATGGAGGTGAGGATGATGGATACAAGGGGAAAGGGCGGGCTGGAGCCGCGGCGCCCGCTGCGAGGCGAGAGCGAGGCTTACCTGGGCCGGTGCGCAGCGCAGCGCAAGCGCCTCCGCCGGGTGGCCCCCAGGATCGCACCCCAGCGCCTTGCCTGGACCCGGAGCggaggtgatggggggggggtcggcCTGCTTGCACCACCCGCGGGGCCCGGGAGCGCGCACCAAGCCCGGCCCGGCTGCGCCCCGGTGGCCGCGATCCGCAGCGCTGCCCTCTTGCGCGCAACCCTCCTTTTAGCTCGCTCGCGCGCCCGCCCGGCGCCCCCTGCTGGCCCTCGCGGGGAAGGGCGCCCCTCCTCGACCCCGTTTCGCGGCCAGGATCCGAGCGCTCGTGGCTGCTTCAGGGTTGCGCtgcatctttggggggggggagatgtgtgtgtgtgtgtgtgtgtgtggagagggcTCCATCCTGCTTCGACCGGAGGCTGAGCACTAATTGTGCGGCCCGTTTTTGTCCTTTCCATTTTTCAGAGTGACTTCTCTATATAAATGtatgtatacttattgatctttgccttaatattgcctgttaaggATGTCAGACGCCTCCCTATGCCTTGTTCCtagttttaaatgttgtcttttgatGGTATTAACGGATTAGATCGATGGATcgatcaatagatagatagatagatagatagccctatgtagtatgatttttcaggatgctcatcatataagccctaccccaaaaaataagccctaggtaAGTGaaacccccccttccccccccccttgtgcagcaaccagaagaagaggacagcattatatttgaataaacacAGATagctgtacatggaaaaaaataaataaaacatcccctgaaaataagccctaatgcgttttttggaacaaaaattaatataagacccagtcctatttttggggaaacacggcagATAGATAGATCTTAAAAACTAATCaatttatgtctttttttttctttgcataagAACAAGCCAGGTTACATTGGCATTGTCgccctgtgctgtcaagtcaaaaacGACTTATAAGTGACCCtaaaatgtgagatatttaaggaatggttttaccagttcccctccccccagtgagcttccaaagctgagcggggattcgaaccctcttctccagagtcctcgtctgccactctatccgtgacatcacactgggaatctggGAAACCTTTATGATCTCAATTTGCCATCCaagcttctttttctttagatattcggatttaaatttggttttgtttgttttttaatctcacTATTTATGTCTCCTGAGTGTAGGATAAGGAGCtgggctttgtttttaaatgttgttagccacccagagtataGCCAAGGCaatagatgggcggggtataaatttaacaaataaaaatattttactagGTCCACCCcttctccagtgagcttccatagctgagcaaggattcgaaTACAGGTCTCCAGAgccctagcccatcactctagcCCCACACTGAGCATCTACATTGGCCGAAGATGGTGGGAATCCCACATGCACCCTGCTTGGTTAAGTGCACCTTTTATCTCTGCAGCCCTTTGTGCtagaagaaaatgggaaaaaatatgaGAAACCTGCTCCTTGCAAAGGTGAGGTGGGGTCTGGAAGCCCCGGCTGTGCTCGGCCTGTGGAGTATGGACATGGTCCCTCCACCGAGCCCTGCGGTCGCTATATTTGCAGGGACCTGAGAATCGGATGCAAAATACACCGAAGCAAACGGAACAGCTGAGAAGTGGGGCGAGCGTACAACTCAGGGAACCGAAGGGCTTTTCACTCCAGGCCCGCGCTCCTGGTCAAAAAGACGACCAACCTAAAAGCAGCAAAGGAAAGAGATCTCCGTGTTTATTGCTCGGTTTTAAAACCTCACCATCGGCATGACGGATGGCGCTGCGATTTTACAGTCTACCATTCAGGATCGCAATTCATGGTTCTTTTCTTTTCGCACCGGGGAATGGCGCTCAGGAGACCCGTCCTGGAAAGGGAACGATCCGAGAGGCACCGTGGAACTTGAGAGGCAGCCCCAGGAGGCTGTCCCGCCTCGCCCGCGCCCGCACCCTGGCAAGGGATCCCAGCTGCGCAGGTGGCCTGACACGGGCTGGGTGCGACCACCTTACACCAGAATGATCCAACAGGTACATCGGCATTCGTTTCTCGTCTCCTGTCCTGCGCCAGGAAGGTGCCCTCAGTTTCATTAGCATCCAGAGAAAAAGGATTCTTTGGTGagaccattctttctttcttctggcaGCGAACAAGGCTTCTGAAAGGCTTAAGCTTCCCGTTCTTCGTTTAAGGAACAACAGAGGCCTGGTGGATCCAGGGCTCCCGAGGTCAAAGGCTTAGGACTTTCTGATGAGCGGAGGCAGCTATGACGTCCCTTCCCGTCCCCTTGTGTGCTCGGCTGAGAAAGAACGGCTGCAAGCCAGCcaggaggaaaagcagaggaTTCGAGGCAGGTTGGCCTCTGGATGCACCAGtcagagccattaactttacaaaaggccCGCTCCTCATTGGTGGAGACAGATCAATCCAGCTGCCTGCACTTTGGGGTTTCCTTGTGGGGGGGGTGATTATGGACTGTCTTTCACCAGAGCACTGttaggaaaaagaggaagaggttcTGGTGTGATCTTGACACAGCACATGTTCCTGCTGCTGGTGGAGAGCTGGCACTCCCATGGCGGCAGGGGAGCACAGTCTTTACCACGGCATGAATCTTAAGATGATGGTTTCTTTGTGTTTGGGGATATAGTCAGCAATGCCTTAAAAAATAAGAGCAAAATACAAGGCTTTTAGGAGAGAGAAATCACTTCTTCCCACATATCTGAAGAACTTAATCCTATTCATAAAAGGTTCAGTTCACCCAGAAATAAAAGTGTCAGCCTTACAGGAATCACAACGCTATTCATTTTATTGTTAACTCATAGAGGGGTGGTCACGACAGAGTTTTAGTGGTTGGGTGGTGCTCCAGCGAgcatttccttcccccctcctttgagGTACATGCCGTCTGGTtccttctgacttatggcaacccggTGAAGGAAAAAATCCCAGCATTATTCTCTTCCCCAGGGAGTCTCGCCTTCTCATCATGCCCAGAAATCCACTGGCCATTTACACCAGCCAAAATGGCGTGAACTGCAGCGATGTGTTGCAGCTAGCAAGGGAATCACCCCCTTGTGTTCCTCCCCACCAGGAACACAACAACCTGCACCTCATTAATGAGGGACAAGCTGCAGGCCAATACTGACCTTCATCCAGGATGAAATTTGGAGCCCGGATAATCTTCCAGTACTTGCGCTCTCCTTCCTGAGCTTTTACCCCCATCACGCTAGTGAGCATCGGGCCAGACAGAGTGCTCTGGGTCTCAAacctgtgcaggaaaaaaaagggggggaaggggaacagGAGCACAGAAGGACGAGGCAATGAGTTCCGAAAGCCCTTTGGCAGAGGGATGGCGGCCGTTGCCTGCCTGTCTCATACAAATCATCAACAGTACGAAGATCAAAATCTAAGGGCTGTTTTTGTGTCCTCGAGGCTGGATGGACTTGGAGTTGAAAGGACGATCCCCAGGAGCAAAGTAAACTCATCTTAATTCTAGTTTTTCCAAAGGGGATCCTGAAAGTTGCATAATTTGGTGTGGATACCGATCATTGTTGAAGAGAATAACCACCCCTTCCTGGAGCGAACCTCCTTCCCTGCCCACGATCCCTCAAAGGGGCTGAAGGAAGAGATGTTAAACCGGCAATAAGTCTGTTGCGTCAATGTGTTCTGAGTCTGTAGCGCTCGCTCGCCAGACATAAAGGCCACTCCACTGGACACTCTCTTAACCTCCACGtgctagggtgtgtgtgtgcgtctcATTTTAGTAACTAACTGTGCTCACCCAGGGGGATATGTGCTGTCGAGGATTTGGCCCTCTTCATAGGCACACAAATTTAGAAAGAAGAGAAATCGCACACAACACTCACTGTTTCTCTTCAATTCGCTGTGTTTAGCAGCTAACATgcccagatcctgccccttcggAGGAAAAATAAGCCaccaagcagagagagaaagaagataaagGAATGCAACAGACAGCCAATTATCATCTTTCTTTTTATATTGATGTCCAGATATTTCTGCCTGAGTTACTGGTGCCCAGGACGGTACCAATATATTGCGCTGACAGCAAGATTCAGCATTCTATAAGCCGGCCATTCACACTTgtggaaaaacagccctgaccaatACTTTTTGTTTGGGCGGAAAGTGGCTGACTGATTGGGGGGGGCGGGAAAGGAATCTGTTTCTGGGATATTCcccttgcgtggtgtcactttgtgaatggtagtgagcacaagaggggatcctgtagaccatctaaATGGCTGCCATGggtgtcgtcaacattcaggctgccctttgctatgtcaagcttgtcatccttcttcctgctggcCACACAAGCATGATAtcgtgcagcaatattgggccattctCTGGCTctttatcccacattcataaaccagagattttcTGAAGAATTGAATATGCGTAGGGTGTGCGTTTCCATAGAATGAACAGAAGACATTGTCTGCCTGTCAGAGCAGCCGTACTCCAACTGCAGCTTTGCAGTGTGATGGATTTTGAACTTTCTTTATCCCTGGCCTATTCCTGGTGCCACTTTAGGGTATGGCTGCTCTGTGAGGATGACGGGTGAACACCAGGCCCCCAAATTCTGATCTCGCTTGTGTTACAGATGTAACTGCCCTCTCTGCCTCAGTGGTCCATCTCTCAAGATtggtggagagggagggagggagagagagagaagagcgcTTACTTTACAAGGTAGACCGCAACCCTGATCTCCTGGGAGTCTGTGCCAATGGACTCAGTGGGACTAACATCTGAGTAGATACGTATAAGATTTCATGATTAAGCTCCCTGAACTCAGCCTTCCTTTGCAGCCCCTTCATACCCAACcaggtggaagaggaagagggaaaggagggaTCTCACATGAATGGCGCATGGCTCTGCCCCTTGGCTGCCTCCAGGACCTCCAGCAGGGACGAGCCCATGGGGACATAGAGGACATGCTTGTACAAAGGCAGCCGGCGTGGAGGGCGCTTCACCACCAACTGCACCCCGATTCTTTTTTCTCCCAGGTTAGTCTTCCTAGAGGCAGAAGTTGGAGCGGCGAGGACCAGACTCTctgaaaacaaggaaggaaaatataaaaaCGGGTAGCCAAATAGTTCCTAGTGGATTTTGTCAGACTTAACACTGCTGGAGATTCTGCCTTCCCATGAGagtctctttcttctcttccagcctgatttcatattttcagacagtAGATACGCAAAATCGTGGCTACCGATCCCACCGATACAGGGTTCCTACTGGAATGAAGGACCACCACTTCATTTTGCTGAACGTTCATCACATCCAGCTTCATGTCAGTAGAGCTGGCGTGGACTGGGGATCCCTGCGCCCCCATTTTAATACAAAGCCAGCACTCCTGcgaaattttttttccattcattcatttattcatttatttatttttgctaccTGTAAAGCCTGGCAATAATAAAGGGAAGACACTATTTTTTGCAGATTATTTTTAGTGGGAAGGTGTGCAAGGGCCGCAAATCAGCCTTGCGGGGCTGAATGTATTCTGTGGGTCACGTTTTGCCTGGCCAACTGGTCTGTCTCTCCGGCACCCACAGAGTCTACTCTGCAGTGGTTCCTGGAAAGAtcctttcccagccctgccttggGAGGAATCGAACCCGAgaccttttgcaaagaaaacagAGTCTCCTCCGCGGAACGAGGGtccctctccctgcctcctctggatgGTCCCCCTAACCCTGGCTGCCTTTGGCACCACCAGCGGCTGTGTCAGACCCTCCTCGCACCTTCCGGACCACCTCTCTCCGCCCGGCACTCCTGGCGGGCGATGTCCAGGTAGCTCTTGCCATAAAGCACGGGCAGCAGCTGCGACTTGATGAGGGCGTTTCGGAAGTCTCCCTGCTCCAGGCTCCTAAAGAGGGCCGCCATGGCCATGGGGCATTCCGGTTTCTTCTGACGCATCCTCGCAGCAATGAGAAACTGGAtcggcaagggggggggaagacagaaGCTTGTATTTAACTCTGCAGACGGGACATCTATGTCTGAATGCTattctcttaaaaaaaatcactatgcaTAATCAACTAGCCTTCTCCCTGACCTGCTAGCTTTCTACATGCAGggagtcattctcttctccttgCGAGAAAGAATTCCAggtcctctccttcctccccaggGTCTCGAGCCGCCCAGCCCAGGGTTACTGTCCCAATGGGCAGGTGGGTAAGTCCATTGACAGTCGGCTGCAGCAAAACTGACGTTCTGCAGCCTCTTCGATTAAGTCTCATTGGGCCGAAGCCTTCACGGATTGGGGCCCTTTTCATCAGTTGCATCTGAAGGAGGATTGCTCTACCAAAGCACCTGACGAATAAAACTTGACTGCCTTCAGGAtgctataaaacatcttgtatttaCGTGACCCTCTTCAATGGCAGAGTTAAAGCAGATCTCTTAGTGGTTTTGCAAGGAGAGAAGAACAGACCTTTCACCCAGAATGACAAATTCACATTTCGGTCATCATTCTTGAGCAGAACTGGGAGGATTCTGTTTCTTTACCtctttggactgcaaagagaaaactTAACGGGAAGGTCACCGTTCTCCTCACCTGGACAGCCAAGGGGCTGCTGTAGATGTTCCCAAAAGCTCCTTCGGAGGTTTGAGCCTGCAGGATTTTCTCCTTCACCCTCTGGAGAGCGCGGTCCAGTTTCCCCTTGAGCTCAGGGGTGTAGAAGGGGGCCTCTTGCAGGCAGACAAAGGCCAGGCCAGCCATTGCCTCTGTGTctaggggaagaagaagagggagaagaaaggggagagatCCCAAGATAGTGACCGCTGAACCCTGGGAGCGCCCGTCCTCCGGTCTCAAACACAGGCAtacattttgcaagacaatttcTCCTTGCTCAAGCCCCACACGGTTAGTTCCAGAGGGCagcaaagagggaagaaaaggagccTTGAAGCCAGTCGGGGTACTCCAGGGAAGTCAGAAGAAGCTGGACTAA
The genomic region above belongs to Pogona vitticeps strain Pit_001003342236 chromosome 14, PviZW2.1, whole genome shotgun sequence and contains:
- the TCN2 gene encoding transcobalamin-2 isoform X2, which translates into the protein MEPRWAHFVPLLYILFSSVQSCEIPSGKVKPINSLNTELLQLAGDASQEPSPSLYLGLRLSDEHNPEKEKQYLRRLKEAFQPNVSRTSAAVHYQEQPGTGLLALYLLALRAACHSMETPEGNWLITQLKLHLHKEKERIGHRGNGDPITNYYQYSLGILALCVHKKKIDEHVIHKLSHAEEHGRFQHNGDVSVDTEAMAGLAFVCLQEAPFYTPELKGKLDRALQRVKEKILQAQTSEGAFGNIYSSPLAVQFLIAARMRQKKPECPMAMAALFRSLEQGDFRNALIKSQLLPVLYGKSYLDIARQECRAERGGPEESLVLAAPTSASRKTNLGEKRIGVQLVVKRPPRRLPLYKHVLYVPMGSSLLEVLEAAKGQSHAPFMFETQSTLSGPMLTSVMGVKAQEGERKYWKIIRAPNFILDEGIADYIPKHKETIILRFMPW
- the TCN2 gene encoding transcobalamin-2 isoform X1, which translates into the protein MSYNPPAADMEPRWAHFVPLLYILFSSVQSCEIPSGKVKPINSLNTELLQLAGDASQEPSPSLYLGLRLSDEHNPEKEKQYLRRLKEAFQPNVSRTSAAVHYQEQPGTGLLALYLLALRAACHSMETPEGNWLITQLKLHLHKEKERIGHRGNGDPITNYYQYSLGILALCVHKKKIDEHVIHKLSHAEEHGRFQHNGDVSVDTEAMAGLAFVCLQEAPFYTPELKGKLDRALQRVKEKILQAQTSEGAFGNIYSSPLAVQFLIAARMRQKKPECPMAMAALFRSLEQGDFRNALIKSQLLPVLYGKSYLDIARQECRAERGGPEESLVLAAPTSASRKTNLGEKRIGVQLVVKRPPRRLPLYKHVLYVPMGSSLLEVLEAAKGQSHAPFMFETQSTLSGPMLTSVMGVKAQEGERKYWKIIRAPNFILDEGIADYIPKHKETIILRFMPW